The genomic window TTAAACATCCAAAAGACTCGCAAATATCAATATCTCACCTTATGTTACCATCGAATTCCAATTTTAGTGGAAAAATTCATGGTGGTTATATTCTTAATTTAATGGATCAAATTGCATTTGCATGCGCATCAAAACATTCACGTAATTATTGCGTTACAGCCTCTGTTAATAAAGTAGATTTTTTAAACCCTATTGATGTTGGAGAACTTGTTACTCTTAAAGCTTCTATAAACTATACAGGAAGAACGTCTATGGTTGTTGGTGTTCGTGTAGAATCGGAAAATATTCAATCTGGATTAACAAAACATTGCAATTCAAGCTATTTTACAATGGTTGCAAAAGATGAAAAAGGAAATAACGCTGCGGTTCCAGGAATTATTTTAGATGATGAGCAAAGTGTGCGTCGTTTTGCTAGAAGTATGAAAAGACAAGAACAATCGCGTTCTAGAAGTAATAATTTTAAATCATCGGAATTTATAATTGCAGACCATTTAGAATTTGTAAAAACTCAAAATGCAAAGATTACGTTTTAAATCTGATCGGATTCCTGATATATTTCTCAGAATTTATTCAAAAAAAAAGTTCAATTAACTAAGTTTAGTTAATTGAACTTTTAAATAAATAGCAGGTAATATTATAATCTGCTTAATAATTCAGCTTTCTTCTTTTCAAACTCATCTACTGAAAGAATATCCTTGTTTTTTAAATTAGCTAACTTTTCTATTTTCATAAAAATATCTTCCTCCAAAGCACTATTGTTATTATTAGTGTTCGAATTATTGTTATTGTCATTAGTGTTTACAGGAGCCTGTTCCATAATTATTGGTTCTGGCTGATTCTGCATTGCATTATTATTATTATTATTATTATTAACTTGTTCTGGCTGTTGTGGTTTAGGTTTATTTTCTCCACCCGAAACAATAGGCAAAGTATTTAAATCTACCGTACCATATTGGCTTGTAAATGTAACTGAATAATTCCCACCTTGTTGTTGCCCTACACCACCTATATGGTTATCAAGCGTATCAAATACGGTTACTTTTCCATTCTGTTGAATCGCTAAACGCCCAATGTTAGAAAAAATAGCATAACTCGTTCCGTTTTGACTACCTGTAGAATTAGGAAAACCTAAATCTCCCCACCAGTTCCCAGATCCTGATTGAAATCCGTTTTGGTTTTGTGTTTTCGGTAAAGGTTTATATTGTATTCCTCCTTGATTTATTAAGTTTGATAACTCGTTGCACAACCCATCTACAGTAGATTTAAGTTGGTTGTTAAACATATCGCCAACCATAGTCATGCCACCTTGCATCCACTGACCTCCGCCACCAAGCTCGGAAATATTAAATTGGGCCATTGTACCATTACTTCTCATAAGTGCTTGCGTTAAATCTGTAACAGCATTAACACTTACACCATAACGGTTTGCTACATTCGTCATATTCTGAAAACTAGCATCTGTAAATATTGCATTCATAATTATATCTTTCTTTTTTTAGTTAAAAATGTTAACCTAACAATTTTGCCGCAAAGGTAGACTATAGAAATATGAATAACCATCTTTTACACAGAAGTTTAGCATATATTTCACATTATTTTTGAATGAATATTCTTTCCGAAGAATTACTTATTACTTTCTCATGAAGCCGCCGTTAAAAAAAGGTTAATTAAGCCAAATTATTTGGTCATTATTTACTTTACTTTCAACCACCAATAAACTGTTTTTAAATAAGTTAACCTTCATTTTTTCAATAGAAAATTATTAACTTTGATTAATATCTTAGATTAAAGAATTAAGCCGATTTCCTGTTTATATCGCTCCATGTAACGATAAGAAAACTCTTCTCGAAATCAATTAATTTTAATAAAACAATAAATTTAAATATAACACATTTAGGTTATGAAAATTCAAAAAGTTGAAGCAATCGAAATACTCGATTCAAGAGGAAACCCCACAGTAGAAGTAAACTTAAGATTAGAAGATGGAACAATCGCGAGAGCCATGGTGCCGAGCGGAGCATCGACAGGAGAACGAGAAGCTACAGAGTTAAGGGATGGTGATAAAAATCGATATGGAGGTAAAGGCGTATTAAAAGCGGTTAATAACGTAAACACCGTAATAGCCAAAGCTATTGAAAACAAACATTTTATAAACCAACGTGAATTAGATTATTTTTTAATAGACCTAGATGGCACAAAGAATAAATCGAAATTAGGTGCCAATGCCATACTTGGTGTTTCTATGGCTTTTGCACGTGCCAAGGCATTAAGTTCACGCATGCCACTATACCAATATTTAGGAGGTAGCAATGCTCACGTTATGCCTGTGCCTTGTATGAATGTTATTAACGGTGGAAGACATGCTGACAATACGATAGATTTTCAAGAATTTATGATTGCGCCTCACAATGCGCCATCCTTTAAAGAATCTATAAGAATGGGTGAAGAAGTTTTTCATTCGTTAAAAACAGTATTAAAATCTAAAGGCTTTAGTACTGGTGTTGGAGATGAAGGTGGTTTTGCTCCCGATTTAAAATCGAACGAACAGGCTGTTGAAATGATTTTAGAAGGTATTACCAAAGCAGGTTACACACCAGGAAAAGATGTTGGCATTTGTGTAGACCCTGCAACAAGTGAAATGTGGGAAGATGGCAAGTATAAATTTTTTAAAAGTTCTCAAAAACTAGTTTCAAGTGACGACATGATTAAGCTATGGGAAAGCTGGGTAAACCAATACCCTATTGTTCTATTAGAAGATGGTTTATCTGAAAATGATTGGGAAGGCTGGAAAAACATGACAGATACTATTGGTAAAAAAATTGAAGTTGTAGGTGACGATTTGTTCTGCACAAATAAATCTATTCTAGCAGAAGGTATTAGTAAAGGTGTTGCAAATTCAATTTTAATTAAACTTAACCAAATAGGAACTGTAACAGAAACACTAGAAACCATAGAACTTGCCAATAAAAACTCTTATAATTGTTTTGTTTCTCACAGAAGTGGTGAAACTGTAGATAGTTTTATTGCAGATTTAACGGTTGGTATTAATGCTGGACATTTAAAAACTGGTAGTGGTTGCCGTGGTGAACGTATAGAAAAATTCAATCAACTTATGCGAATTGAAAATGAATTAGGAAGTGCTTCAAATTTTGCAGGAATTAAAGCTTTTAAAAACGCTGGATTACTACAATAGAGATAAATAAAATAACAACACAGAATTAAAAAAAGCCCTTAATAAGGGCTTTTTTTAATGATTTATATTTTCTTTTGAAAAAGATAAATCATACTTTTTAAATATTAAAAGAATAAAATTTATCTATAAAAAAAAAGCTACTTCCCCCTTAACATAAAATAAAAGTCAAAGGGAAGCAGCTTTCGCTATATAAATATATTATTTAAAATAAGCTAATTGCTAACTGCACTCTAGCTATTCTTAATGAAGGATTCCACATGGTTGTTGCAGACACAGGGAAACTTAAATCTGAAAACTTAAGTATTTTAGTTGCTGTTAAACCAACATTAACCAAATCGAAGTTTTGATCGCCATCACCATATAAATGAGTATCACCATCAAAAGAGAAACCTGCTCCTACAAAACCTTTTAAATTAACTTTAGTATCGCGAATTATAGGGTAAGATGCTTCTACGTAAGTAGAATAACGTTGATCTCTATCTCCATCGCTATTAAGTTGAGAATCTCCACTACCGTATAATAATACATCAGCTTCTAAACGTAATGGGAAGTTATCATCAAATTGATAAGACGTTCTTAAATCAATTAAATGCGTTGTTGTGTTTTTATCATAATTCCACACATCTGGAACTGCTACACTACGTGTGTTAAATAAATCCCATATACCTATAGATAAACCGTTTTTAGCATATTGAGCATAGTAATTTATTTCTTTATAAGATGTTCCGTCACTTTCATTTGAAAAAGCCATCCCTCCCCAAAAACCAGTAGTAAAACTACCTGATTTATTTAATTTTAATTTTGAAAAAACAGCTACCATCGGCTTATCTGTAATAACCAAACCCCTCCATAGATGGTTAGTTTTTACATCTACATTAAAATCGATAGGACTATCTTTTAATTCAGTTTCTTGGGAAAACCCCATTTGCACTGCTATAAGTGCTACAAATACTATTAATATATTTTTCATTTTATTTTGATATAATTTGATATAATAAGATTACCCTACATTAAATACATATATAAATAAGCTGCGATTACACAACCAATAATAGGACCTACTATAGGAACCCAAGCATAACCCCAATCACTTTTACCTTTTATAGGTAAAATAGAGTGCATAATTCTCGGACCTAAATCTCTAGCCGGATTAATGGCATATCCTGTAGTACCACCTAAAGACAAACCAATTACCCAAACAAGGAAAGCTACAGGTATTGCTCCAATAGATCCCAAACCAATAAGAGCTTCAGGATTTCCTTCTATCCCCAAATCAAGACTTGGACCTGCTATATAGAATATAACAAAGATCAAAACAAAAGTTCCTATAATCTCACTCATTAAATTTGAAAAGGTATTTTTAATTGCTGGCCCTGTACTAAAACAAGCTAATTTACCCGCATCATCATCAGTTATTTTAAAGTGATCTTTATAAAATAACCACACTAAAAATGCGCCTATCATGGCTCCTATCATTTCCCCTGCAAGATATTCTGGAACTAAAGCCCAAGAAACTTTACCTGCCACGGCCAAACCAATAGTTACCGCTGGATTTAAATGCGCACCACTATAAGGCCCTGCTACTATAACACCTACAAACACAGCCAACGCCCATGCTGTAGTAATTTCGATCCATCCTGCACCACCAGCCTTTGTATCTTTTAAGACTACATTAGCTACAACACCATTACCTAATAGAATCATTAGCATGGTTCCTAATATTTCTGCTACTAAAATTGACATAATTTTCTATTTTTATGATTATTGATAAGTATTTATTCTTCGATCCAATGTTGAGCGCACTTAACAGCTTTATGCCAGTAATGCAACATATCTTCAACTTTGTCTTTAGCAGCTTTTGGAAAGAACTCCTTATCAATACTCCATTGCGATTGAATATCATCTACACTATCCCAATAACCAACAGCTAAACCTGCCAAATAAGCCGCTCCCATTGCAGTGGTCTCTAAGGTTTTAGGTCTTATAATTTTAAATCCAAATAAATCAGATTGTATCTGCATTAATAAATCACTTGCTGCAGCACCACCATCTACTCTTAATTCTATACTTTCTTCTCCTGCATCGGCTTCCATGGCTTTCACAATATCGTATACTTGAAAAGCAATCCCCTCTAAGGTAGCGCGTGCAATATGTGCATCTGTAGTACCTCTAGTAATACCCAGCATAGCTCCACGAGCATATTGATCCCAATAAGGTGCTCCTAAACCTGTTAATGCTGGTACAAAATATACACCACCGTTATCTTTAACTGTTTCTGCTAAATAATTAATTCCTGGTGCTGTTTTCACCATTTTTGCTCCATCACGTAACCATTGTATAGCGGCTCCACCAACAAATACACTTCCTTCTAGAGCGTAGGTTGTTTTTCCATTAATTTTCCAAGCAACTGTTGTCAGTAAATTATTTTTTGAATACACCGCTTTATCTCCCGTATTCATTAATAAGAAACATCCTGTGCCGTAAGTATTTTTAACCATTCCAGGTTTTGTACACATTTGGCCAAATAAAGCCGCTTGTTGATCTCCTGCAATACCCGCAATAGGAATTTTAGATGAAAATAAAGTAGTCGCTGTACTTCCGTAAATTTCACTACTTTCCTTAACTTCTGGCAACATAGCTTTAGGAATATTGAACAAAGCCATCAACTCTTCATCCCAAGCCATGGTATGAATATTGAATAACATCGTTCTACTTGCATTAGAAACATCTGTAATAAACATTTTACCCCGAGTAAGCTTCCAAACAACCCAAGTATCTACCGTACCAAAACATAGTTTTCCTGCTTCGGCTTTTTCTCTAGCACCTTCTACATTATCAAGAATCCATTTTAATTTAGTTGCAGAAAAATAAGCATCGATTACTAAGCCCGTTTTCTTTTTAATCATATCCACATGACCAGCATCCTTAAGACTATCGCAATATTTAGCCGTTCTTCTATCTTGCCAGACTATTGCGTTGTAAATTGGTTCACTGGTTTCACGATCCCAAACAATAACGGTTTCCCTTTGATTAGTAATCCCTATGGCTGCAATATCATCTCCAGAAACACCTTCTTGAGCAACAACCTCGGCTGCTACAGATATTTGTGAAGACCAAATGTCATTCGGGTTATGCTCTACCCATCCTGGCTTAGGAAAAATTTGTTCAAACGCTTTCTGAGAAACTCTTACAATTTCTCCATCGTGATTAAATAAAATTGCTCGGGATGATGTTGTCCCTTGGTCGAATGCTAAAATTAATTTACTTTTCATGTCTAATTTAATTTAGTGGTTTTTAGTTGTTTATAAAATATAATTTGATGTCACTTTTTCATAATCTGAAACTTGTTTTGCTTGCCAAGCTTCATCTTTACCTAATTCCTTAGCCATTATTTCTGCTACTTTTGGAGCCATTTCAACACTTTCTTTTGCGTTTAATAACTGACAACGAACTCTACGAGCAAGAAAATCTTCAACATTAAGAGCCATTTCATATCTTACAGCCCAAACTACTTGCGCTTGTATAACCCCCATAGATGTACTTAACGATTCATTCCATCCATTTTCCTTAGATAATTGCATTACTTTTTCTTCATCACTACCATAAAAATATAATGGATCATCATGATTTACATTTTCTTTATAACCGTGTATTTTAAGATGTCTTGTTTTTGTTGGAATATGTTTCCATTCGTGATTTTTCTCGGCTTTATCAACCAAATCTTGCCCCATTCTTCTAAAAGTGGTCCATTTACCACCTACAATAGTTAATAGTCCTGAATCTGATGTATAAATTTTATGGCTTCGAGAGATCTCTTTCGTTTTGCTTCCTTCTTTTTTTGGAGCAGCCAAAGGACGTAAACCAGCAAACACACTTAACACATCGCTTCTTTTAGGAGCTTTTGTTAAATATCTACCAGCAGTAGCTAGAATAAAACCTATTTCTTCTTCTAGAGCAACTGGTTCTAAAGATTCTGTTTTAAGAGGTGTATCTGTTGTTCCAACAATAACACGGTTATGCCATGGTACTAAAAACAATACACGACCATCATCTGTTTTAGGTATAGTAATAGCGTCATCACCAGGTAAAAAAGATTTATCTAACATTAAGTGAACACCTTGGCTAGGTGCAATAGTTTTTTCGGCCCCTGGAGAATCCATTTGCAATACATCATCTGCAAATACACCTGTAGCGTTCACAATTTGCTTTCCTTTTATTTCGAATGATGCACCATCCATTTCATCGTGCACTTTAACTCCTGTAATCTTTCCATTTGCATCTTTAAGCAAACCATCTACAGAACAATAATTTACAACTCGAGCACCTAATCCAACAGCTGTTTGTAACGTATTTATAGCCATACGAGAATCATCAAACTGGCCATCATAATAAACAACACCTGCTGAAATTTTATCTGGGTTTATAAGAGAAATACGTTTTAACGTCTCTTTTTTCGAGATACGTTTAGATCTTCCAAGACTCAGTCCTCCTGCTAACAAATCGTAAAAAGTTAAACCAACAGTATACAATATTTCATCATACAGACCATGAGTAGGTATTATAAACGACTGACTTTTAGTTATATGAGGAGCGTTTTTAAGCATCAACCCTCTTTCAACAACAGCCTCTCTTACTAAACCTATATCACCTTGTGCTAAATATCTAACACCACCATGCACTAACTTTGTAGCTTTACTTGATGTAGATTTAGTAAAATCAGATTTCTCAAGCAAAGCAACAGAATAACCTCTTGCAGATGCCTCGAGAGCTATACCAATACCGGTTGCTCCACCTCCTATAATTACGAAATCATAAGTTTTAGAATCACTTCTCAACTTACTCATTATTTCTTTTCTGTCCATGACCTTTTATTTTAGTTTTTAGTATTATTTTTTTATTTCGATATAAAACTACAACAAAACGAAACAAAACAAAAGCTATTTTTTATTTTTTTTGATTATTTTTTCAGTTATATGATATATATCATAAAAAAAGCAGTCAAGAAACTCGAAAAAAGCAAATTTTACCGTGTATTCTGATTATTCAGCATTTATTTAATTTCTTTTTATTAAAAAAAACAGAAAATAAGGTTTCGTTTTATTCCAAATATTCCATAAAAGTGCCATTTCAGCTTCATTTTAATTACGATATCATGTACCTTTGTACAAAACGAAACAAGATGCCACTAAATATAATTGATCGCCACAAACAGATTTTAAAGAAACTGGAAGAGAATGGCTTTGTAAATGTCAATGAGCTAAGTATTGAGTTTAATGTTTCATTAGTAACTATCCGTAAAGACTTAAAACTACTCGAAGAAAGAAAACTACTATTTAGATCGCATGGAAAAGCTATTCCGGCAAATCCTTACATCACCGAACATCCCGTAAATTTTAAGAAAAAGCTAAACGCCAAAGAAAAAAAGAAAATTGCAACAGCCGCGGCATCAACACTAGAACCTTTTGACACTATTATTATAGCCTCCGGAACCTCTGTAATTGAATTAGCTAGACAAATTAAGCCTATAGAAGGATTAACAGTACTAACCGCTTCTTTAAATGCAGCTATTATATTAGCAGAGCATAAACAAATAGACATCATGCAATTAGGAGGTATGCTTAGATCAAGCTCTTCTTCTGTTGTTGGTTCTATTGCTGAAAAAATGTTGGCAGAATTTACATTTACAAAATTGTTTTTAGGCGTCGATGGCATTGACCTGGAATATGGGCTTACAACCACAAATTCGATGGAAGCTTCTTTAAATAAAGAAATGATTAAAGCAGCACAAAAAATAATTGTATTGGCAGATTCTTCTAAATTTAGCAAAAAGGGATTTGGAAGAATTTGCGGACTTGATGAAATCGATCAAATAATAACCGATTCTGGCATTGACAATAAAACCAAAAACAGACTAATTGAATTAGGCATTGAGCTTACTATTGTATAAACAAATAATCCCAAAAAAACTCTAAGCGCCAAAATTAAAAAGTACTTGATTTTTGGTGAAAAACAGATAAATCCATTTAACACAAAACAGTTCACCGCTTTAAATCAAATTTAAGATAAAAGACAGCTATTATGAATTTGAAAAAAAAAAGAAAGTCTCGTGTTTTATTGAGACAACATGACACAAGCAGATGTTACAATAATAGCACTATTGAATTCTTACAACCAAACCGGAATCAATTCTAAGAAACACCATAAACTAACACCTAATTAGCCCAATGCCCTTTTAGAAAGATTCCAATAGCACGATAATGATAAATTAAGACGAATTAATATATTTAATATTATGTGGATCCTTAATTACATAGAATACAAGTTTGGAGTCTATTTTTCTAAGTTTGAAAAGCAAAACGAAAAACTTAGTCCTGCTGAATTCTCTAAACGTAATTATCCTTTTAGCGATATAGCTCAATTTTTAATAATTTTATGTACTTTCAATTTAATACCAACAGAATTTTCGGGTAGGTTTAATGCTCATGAATTTTAATGGCTATCTAGTTTTAAACACAACACCTTTAACTTACTAGAAGAAACTGAGTCTTATTTAAAAAGGACTCAATTTAGAGAAATACCTAATGTGTAATACTTTTCATAATTACTCGCTAGTTGTAAAATAATTTAAAAATTCAGGAAACTAATTAACACCCTACACAAAAATATACTATGAGTAAATTACTCAACTTGGCAATAATTATTTTACTACTTTTAAACAATCAACCTGTCTCATCTCAGGAATGGATAAACCTAAAAGCTTATAAAAAAACTACTGGACAGCATGTTCTTCCGGATGGTTCGTGGTTAAAAAAAGACAGAACGAGAAACACAACTTCTTGGCAGCAAGCCAACAAATACAACCTATCCATAGATAACGGAAACCTGAAATATAAAACCATTTCTCAAATACGAGATTTCTATCTGTGGTTTGATGATGAACGAACAAAAAAAGGACATGAAATAAACGAAATTGGTGTGGCAGCCTTAGTTGCAGGACAACTTTCTAAGTTTGATAATTATTTTATTAGAACATGCATTGTTAGAAACAAAGAAGTAGTTTGGTTTGCGAACGAAGGTGCTAAAAAAGTATTAGAATTTAATTTCCCTTTACTTAAAAAAGTTTATTTCTCAAATAAAATATTGAAACAGCAAGAAGCAAAAGATTGGGATATATATAATGGAAAAACAGAACAATGTGACATTTTAGAAGCTCTTTATATTGAATTATCGCCAAAAGCAATTTGGAAATTAGACCGGATGGCGAAAGGAAAAGGCATTTACAATTTAGGCGTTAAAAAGGAACTAAAATTTGAGGGAGACATCACAGATTGTAAAACAAGATATGAACATGCTCTTTCTAAGCTTACCTCTTATTATTTAAATAAAAAAAAGTAAATTAAGAAACACATCTCACAAAACAACACCAACAGAACTATGAAGCTTATTATTTTATTTTTCAGTCTATTAATAATCTCCTGCGGTTCTAAAGAAAAAACCTCAAGAAAGGATGATTATACAGGCACCTCAGAAAAGACAATTTCGCAGAATAAGACGCTAATTAATTCGAAACTATCTTTTGAAAAAACTCAAGACAGCTTAAGAAAAACTCTTCTAAACTCTAAACCAAACGAGAATCTAAAATCTAGTATTTTACAAGAATTATATATTAGAGGGCTTGTAAACCAAGTAGATGATAAAATTAAATTCAACCTTCCTTTTAATCTTCATGGGCTTGATTGCGGAACTCCCGATTGCTATTCAACCGATATCTTGTTTGAAATTACAGCCAAAAACCCCATTATCTTTCCAGAAATAATCAATTTTAAATTATTAGAACACGGATGCGATATTGAACAAGAGATAACCGAAAGCGGAGTATTTAAGCTTGTGGAGCAATCATCAAAATACGTTAATTATTATTCGGAAAATCAGAATAGCAACTTAATTATTCTTAACGAAAAAAGAGCGCTCTATTATTTTACAGACGTTAAATCGAATATCATAAAAATAAATTTATTAGATAAAATATTTGACGAATACAGCGAACTTAATTTAAACGCTCTTACACCTTACCAATCGACCATAATGACGACAAATGAATATGAGAATTTTATAGAAGGAGAATAAATCTCTTTAGGTTTATCTTCAAATCTTATTTTTGTTCTACAAACTGTTTATTCTGACAAGTTAAAATCTTGATTTTATCAAAAACAGCTGTTAACCATGCTTAACAACTCCTCTGTTAAAAATTCTCTTTAAAAAGCACCATAAATCCTAAAAACAATACACTGCATAAATCGCGTTAGGGATAGAACGGCATGTTTGAAATCCTTTTTTCGAAAATATTAAAACTACATTTTTCGAGACAACTTAACTTTAATAATATACAACAACCTTAAAACAAGCCTAGAGCCCTTCGCAAAAAGATTGAGTAGTGATAGCCCGACCCTTTTCGGGTAACGCCCAAAAACAAAAAAACCTCACATAAATGCAAGGTTTTTGATATTTTAAATACTTGATTATTTACTCAAATACATTTTTCTGCGTGCGTATAAATCGTAAAAAGCATCATCTTTTAAACCGTCTATAAATAGTATACTTTCGCCTGTACTTTTCATTTCTGGTCCTAGTTTTTTATTCACATTATGAAACTTATCAAACGAAAATACTGGTTGTTTTATAGCATAACCTTTAAGTTTTGGTTGGAAATTGAAGTCTTTTACTTTCTTCTCTCCTAACATCACTTTTGTTGCGTAATTTACGTAAGGTTCATTATAAGCCTTTGCGATAAATGGCACGGTTCTAGAAGCTCTTGGGTTGGCTTCAATAATATAAACCTTGTCGTCTTTTATGGCGAATTGAATATTTATTAAACCAACTGTATTAAGCGCCAATGCGATTTTATTGGTATGATCGATAATTTGCTGCATTACTAAATCGCCTAAATTAAACGGTGGCAATAAGGAGTTACTATCGCCCGAGTGAATTCCACAAGGTTCGATATGCTCCATAATCCCGATGATGTAAACATCTTCGCCATCGCAAATTGCATCGGCTTCGGCCTCAATTGCTCCATCTAAATAATGATCTAGAAGTAATTGATTACCTGGCATCCTGCTTAGCAAATCTACTACGTGCTTTTCTAACTCTTCTTTATTGATTACAATTTTCATTCCCTGACCTCCAAGAACATATGATGGACGAACTAAAATTGGGAAATCTAACACATCGGCAATAGCAGCAGCTTCGTCGGCTGTAGTTGCAATATCGAATTCTGGATAAGGAATATTGTTTTCTTTTAACATATTTGAAAACAAACCACGATCTTCGGCTAAATCTAAAGCCTCAAAGCTGGTTCCTAAAATTTTAATACCGTATTTGGTGAGTTTTTCGGCTAACTTTAAAGCTGTTTGCCCACCTAATTGCACAATTACGCCTACTGGCTTTTCGTGTTTAATAATGTCGTAAATATGCTCCCAAAATACAGGCTCAAAATACAATTTATCGGCTGTATCAAAGTCGGTTGAAACCGTTTCTGGATTACAGTTAATCATGATAGTTTCGTAACCACATTCTGCAGCTGCTAAAACCCCGTGAACACAACAATAATCGAACTCGATACCTTGCCCTATTCTGTTTGGTCCAGACCCTAAAACAATTACTTTTTTCTTATCGGTAACAATAGATTCGTTGTCTGCATAACGTTTACCGTCTGCCGTTTCCATATCACTTTCAAAAGTTGAATAGTAATATGGTGTTTTAGCTTCAAACTCGGCCGCACAGGTATCTACTAATTTGTAAACACGGTTTACACCTAATTCTTCACGTTTATTATAAACTTGACTTTCTAAACAGCCCAACATGTGTGCTATTTGGCGATCGCCATATCCTTTTTGTTTTGCTTCTAACAGTAAATCTTTTTCAATGGTATCGATTTTAAAAGTAGAAATTTCGTTTTTAATAACGTGTAATTCCTCGTATTGCTTAAGGAACCACATATCAATTTTGGTGATCTCGTGAATTCTACTTAAT from Algibacter sp. L1A34 includes these protein-coding regions:
- a CDS encoding glycerol-3-phosphate dehydrogenase/oxidase — protein: MDRKEIMSKLRSDSKTYDFVIIGGGATGIGIALEASARGYSVALLEKSDFTKSTSSKATKLVHGGVRYLAQGDIGLVREAVVERGLMLKNAPHITKSQSFIIPTHGLYDEILYTVGLTFYDLLAGGLSLGRSKRISKKETLKRISLINPDKISAGVVYYDGQFDDSRMAINTLQTAVGLGARVVNYCSVDGLLKDANGKITGVKVHDEMDGASFEIKGKQIVNATGVFADDVLQMDSPGAEKTIAPSQGVHLMLDKSFLPGDDAITIPKTDDGRVLFLVPWHNRVIVGTTDTPLKTESLEPVALEEEIGFILATAGRYLTKAPKRSDVLSVFAGLRPLAAPKKEGSKTKEISRSHKIYTSDSGLLTIVGGKWTTFRRMGQDLVDKAEKNHEWKHIPTKTRHLKIHGYKENVNHDDPLYFYGSDEEKVMQLSKENGWNESLSTSMGVIQAQVVWAVRYEMALNVEDFLARRVRCQLLNAKESVEMAPKVAEIMAKELGKDEAWQAKQVSDYEKVTSNYIL
- a CDS encoding acyl-CoA thioesterase is translated as MFKHPKDSQISISHLMLPSNSNFSGKIHGGYILNLMDQIAFACASKHSRNYCVTASVNKVDFLNPIDVGELVTLKASINYTGRTSMVVGVRVESENIQSGLTKHCNSSYFTMVAKDEKGNNAAVPGIILDDEQSVRRFARSMKRQEQSRSRSNNFKSSEFIIADHLEFVKTQNAKITF
- a CDS encoding MIP/aquaporin family protein translates to MSILVAEILGTMLMILLGNGVVANVVLKDTKAGGAGWIEITTAWALAVFVGVIVAGPYSGAHLNPAVTIGLAVAGKVSWALVPEYLAGEMIGAMIGAFLVWLFYKDHFKITDDDAGKLACFSTGPAIKNTFSNLMSEIIGTFVLIFVIFYIAGPSLDLGIEGNPEALIGLGSIGAIPVAFLVWVIGLSLGGTTGYAINPARDLGPRIMHSILPIKGKSDWGYAWVPIVGPIIGCVIAAYLYMYLM
- the eno gene encoding phosphopyruvate hydratase, with protein sequence MKIQKVEAIEILDSRGNPTVEVNLRLEDGTIARAMVPSGASTGEREATELRDGDKNRYGGKGVLKAVNNVNTVIAKAIENKHFINQRELDYFLIDLDGTKNKSKLGANAILGVSMAFARAKALSSRMPLYQYLGGSNAHVMPVPCMNVINGGRHADNTIDFQEFMIAPHNAPSFKESIRMGEEVFHSLKTVLKSKGFSTGVGDEGGFAPDLKSNEQAVEMILEGITKAGYTPGKDVGICVDPATSEMWEDGKYKFFKSSQKLVSSDDMIKLWESWVNQYPIVLLEDGLSENDWEGWKNMTDTIGKKIEVVGDDLFCTNKSILAEGISKGVANSILIKLNQIGTVTETLETIELANKNSYNCFVSHRSGETVDSFIADLTVGINAGHLKTGSGCRGERIEKFNQLMRIENELGSASNFAGIKAFKNAGLLQ
- a CDS encoding SHOCT domain-containing protein translates to MNAIFTDASFQNMTNVANRYGVSVNAVTDLTQALMRSNGTMAQFNISELGGGGQWMQGGMTMVGDMFNNQLKSTVDGLCNELSNLINQGGIQYKPLPKTQNQNGFQSGSGNWWGDLGFPNSTGSQNGTSYAIFSNIGRLAIQQNGKVTVFDTLDNHIGGVGQQQGGNYSVTFTSQYGTVDLNTLPIVSGGENKPKPQQPEQVNNNNNNNNAMQNQPEPIIMEQAPVNTNDNNNNSNTNNNNSALEEDIFMKIEKLANLKNKDILSVDEFEKKKAELLSRL
- a CDS encoding DeoR/GlpR family DNA-binding transcription regulator, which gives rise to MPLNIIDRHKQILKKLEENGFVNVNELSIEFNVSLVTIRKDLKLLEERKLLFRSHGKAIPANPYITEHPVNFKKKLNAKEKKKIATAAASTLEPFDTIIIASGTSVIELARQIKPIEGLTVLTASLNAAIILAEHKQIDIMQLGGMLRSSSSSVVGSIAEKMLAEFTFTKLFLGVDGIDLEYGLTTTNSMEASLNKEMIKAAQKIIVLADSSKFSKKGFGRICGLDEIDQIITDSGIDNKTKNRLIELGIELTIV
- the glpK gene encoding glycerol kinase GlpK — protein: MKSKLILAFDQGTTSSRAILFNHDGEIVRVSQKAFEQIFPKPGWVEHNPNDIWSSQISVAAEVVAQEGVSGDDIAAIGITNQRETVIVWDRETSEPIYNAIVWQDRRTAKYCDSLKDAGHVDMIKKKTGLVIDAYFSATKLKWILDNVEGAREKAEAGKLCFGTVDTWVVWKLTRGKMFITDVSNASRTMLFNIHTMAWDEELMALFNIPKAMLPEVKESSEIYGSTATTLFSSKIPIAGIAGDQQAALFGQMCTKPGMVKNTYGTGCFLLMNTGDKAVYSKNNLLTTVAWKINGKTTYALEGSVFVGGAAIQWLRDGAKMVKTAPGINYLAETVKDNGGVYFVPALTGLGAPYWDQYARGAMLGITRGTTDAHIARATLEGIAFQVYDIVKAMEADAGEESIELRVDGGAAASDLLMQIQSDLFGFKIIRPKTLETTAMGAAYLAGLAVGYWDSVDDIQSQWSIDKEFFPKAAKDKVEDMLHYWHKAVKCAQHWIEE